From Trichoderma atroviride chromosome 1, complete sequence, one genomic window encodes:
- a CDS encoding uncharacterized protein (EggNog:ENOG41) gives MRRSFHSDIGELYTDTSSMGFDLFDRYGRLKPAFKKGSDRCGSGIWGDELDDGDILLIQRVCMDEPHRRQGMAQEMIRDMLQKALSKCNPQTLIAIACAGGEWLKLHSHVELEGRSSEEQSAMYDRERHKLECFYRSLGFRRIGYTEWFALLPGNAQHVSHSVPANLDFVLSRPTSDRMTNAIFTKLLEAFKTIKKDTARFMLTQAALGSYGPEDDVWISVDRDGNTLLHLAATSEDLLCVKWIIGKCPRLVSEQNSLGETPLDACQERLEAIRTRQKLAGGSIAVSDKFTGYSQPSVEVLCALKGLNHLSLEGLLQLKYGCTCGQCQEGFFSPRMRMAVLYNAETTSDMLLHWDNGTNGDEFVREFGRFLKYLPPRMYKSMRTDARLRKGFSSMFGSFAQCLWDSKGPPRELKVVEAVMSESNGSSIAKHYLDCGGTVEAVGSALFWRVMDESRSAGDGATWDLFADDLEALPACRNDDEFGFVSSMCGYARVHQGQCFSATGHPVDENDL, from the coding sequence ATGAGACGCAGCTTCCACTCTGACATTGGCGAACTATACACAGACACTTCATCCATGGGATTCGACCTCTTTGATCGCTATGGGCGGCTCAAGCCTGCCTTCAAGAAGGGCTCTGATCGATGTGGTTCTGGCATCTGGGGCGATGAGCTGGATGACGGTGACATTCTCTTGATCCAAAGAGTGTGTATGGACGAGCCCCATAGACGCCAGGGCATGGCCCAGGAGATGATTCGCGACATGCTGCAGAAAGCTCTGTCCAAATGCAATCCCCAGAcactcatcgccatcgcttGTGCTGGCGGGGAGTGGTTGAAGCTTCACAGTCACGTCGAATTGGAGGGGAGGAGCAGCGAAGAACAAAGTGCCATGTATGACAGAGAGAGGCACAAGCTGGAATGTTTCTACAGGTCTTTGGGGTTTCGACGCATTGGCTACACTGAGTGGTTCGCCCTACTGCCCGGGAATGCGCAACATGTGTCTCACTCGGTGCCTGCCAACCTGGATTTCGTTTTGTCCAGGCCAACTTCAGACCGTATGACCAATGCCATCTTTACGAAATTGCTAGAAGCATTCAAAACCATAAAAAAAGATACTGCTCGATTTATGTTGACTCAGGCGGCTCTTGGTTCCTACGGGCCGGAGGATGACGTCTGGATCTCAGTTGACCGAGACGGCAATACCTTGTTGCATCTTGCAGCAACCTCTGAGGACCTGTTATGTGTCAAATGGATCATCGGCAAGTGTCCACGCCTGGTCTCTGAACAGAATTCCCTGGGAGAAACGCCACTCGACGCGTGTCAGGAACGCCTTGAAGCAATCCGCACTCGGCAGAAATTGGCGGGGGGAAGCATCGCGGTTTCAGATAAATTCACTGGCTACTCGCAACCATCTGTGGAAGTCCTCTGTGCCTTGAAAGGATTGAATCACCTTTCACTGGAAGGTTTATTACAGCTCAAGTACGGCTGCACATGCGGGCAGTGCCAAGagggcttcttcagcccgcGTATGCGTATGGCGGTTCTCTATAACGCAGAAACCACCTCTGACATGCTCCTTCACTGGGACAACGGTACCAATGGTGACGAGTTTGTGAGGGAGTTTGGGCGCTTTTTGAAGTACCTGCCACCCAGGATGTACAAGAGCATGCGTACAGATGCGCGCTTAAGGAAAGGATTCTCCAGCATGTTCGGCTCCTTTGCCCAGTGTCTGTGGGACAGTAAGGGGCCTCCTCGCGAGCTCAAGGTCGTCGAAGCGGTCATGTCCGAAAGCAATGGGTcatccatcgccaaacaCTATCTCGACTGCGGCGGCACAGTCGAGGCTGTGGGTTCTGCCCTCTTCTGGAGAGTCATGGATGAATCGCGATCTGCCGGAGATGGAGCAACGTGGGATTTGTTTGCGGATGATTTAGAAGCACTGCCGGCTTGTCGCAATGATGACGAGTTTGGATTCGTGAGCAGCATGTGTGGCTATGCGCGTGTCCACCAAGGCCAATGCTTTTCAGCAACTGGGCACCCAGTGGATGAAAACGATCTTTAA